From the genome of Papaver somniferum cultivar HN1 chromosome 2, ASM357369v1, whole genome shotgun sequence, one region includes:
- the LOC113352538 gene encoding uncharacterized protein LOC113352538, giving the protein MDMKLKPAITVLLLGLLLVIYVPHSSVAASGGVIGGDTFSSHSSSNDDSHSFSSSNDDSHSFSTLTDSVPYFRYDDANVAGSGSGGRGGGGRDGGGSLVGGVIMVLFVAFIVWVIIRSNSNRGSFITVIKLQVGLLGTAKAIQKELDKIAQVADTSTRKGLSYVLQESTLALLRHPNYCISGYSSVDAELGIEDGEKCFKQLSKEELEKVDNMEGIDDGEKNFNEQENLDREPLVSVNSIKRQTTSSKSSLSKEYIVVTILVAAEGLNKLPKVDCSGNLKVALQKLGSIPTNNIKAVQVLWTPQLENEALTERELLEDYPLLKPL; this is encoded by the exons ATGGATATGAAATTGAAGCCTGCAATTACTGTTCTTTTGTTAGGGTTATTACTGGTTATATATGTTCCGCATTCGTCTGTAGCTGCTTCAGGCGGTGTGATTGGTGGTGATACCTtttcttcacattcttcttcaAACGATGATTCAcattccttttcttcttcaaaCGATGATTCACATTCCTTTTCAACGTTGACTGATTCGGTGCCTTATTTCCGTTATGATGATGCTAATGTTGCTGGTTCTGGTTCtggtggtcgtggtggtggtggtagagatggtggcgGGAGTCTTGTTGGTGGTGTGATTATGGTTCTATTTGTGGCATTTATCGTTTGGGTTATTATTAGGTCTAATTCTAATCGGGGAAGTTTTATCACTGTCATCAAACTTCAG GTTGGATTGCTGGGTACGGCGAAGGCAATTCAAAAGGAACTAGATAAGATTGCTCAAGTTGCAGATACGTCAACACGGAAGGGTTTGAGTTATGTTTTGCAAG AGTCAACCTTAGCTTTGCTTCGACATCCTAATTATTGCATCTCGGGTTACTCATCT GTGGATGCTGAGCTAGGTATAGAGGATGGAGAAAAATGCTTCAAGCAGCTTTCTAAAGAAGAGCTGGAAAAA GTGGATAATATGGAAGGTATAGATGATGGAGAAAAAAACTTCAATGAGCAAGAAAATCTTGATAGAGAGCCACTTGTCAGTGTGAACAGCATCAAGAGGCAAACTACCTCAAGCAAGAGCTCACTCAGCAAAGAGTACATAGTG GTAACCATCCTGGTGGCAGCTGAGGGACTTAACAAACTACCAAAGGTCGATTGCAGTGGAAATTTGAAGGTAGCATTGCAGAAGCTTGGCTCCATCCCCACCAACAATatcaag GCGGTCCAGGTGTTGTGGACACCCCAGCTTGAAAATGAGGCACTGACGGAACGTGAGTTGCTGGAAGATTACCCACTCTTGAAGCCTCTATAA